A section of the Ruania halotolerans genome encodes:
- a CDS encoding ABC transporter substrate-binding protein: MSTRHRIAAVAGTASLALAGCAGAGAVGGGEGTEQIVVAIVSNPQMQDAISLQDEFRAEHPDIDVRFVSLPENEARAKITASVATGGGEFDVVMISNYETPMWAANGWIENLQPHAEQTEGYHPDDFVPSVAEALSYEGDLYSVPFYGESSFLAYRQDVFDQQGLTMPERPTWAEVRDLAVQLHDPGAGFSGICLRGLAGWGEVMAPLTTVMNTYGGSWFDSDWNAQLDSPEVHAAVSDYVNLVRESGQPGAATSGFGDCLTRFSQGNSAMWYDATSMVSSVEDPSSSTVAGDVGYVPAPVQETESAGWLYSWSLAIPTTSEHTDAAWEFVSWMTSPDYIQLVGNELGWERVPPGSRLSTYEIPEYAEIAEAYSEPTLTSMGLASPENSFTEPVPYPGIQFVGIPEFQDLGTRVGQQISAAIAGQITVDDALEQSQRYAETVADSYSEGADR; this comes from the coding sequence TTGAGCACCCGGCACCGCATCGCCGCCGTCGCTGGTACAGCGTCGCTCGCCCTGGCCGGGTGCGCGGGAGCCGGCGCCGTCGGTGGAGGGGAGGGCACTGAGCAGATCGTGGTCGCGATCGTCTCGAACCCGCAGATGCAGGACGCGATCTCGCTGCAGGATGAGTTCCGCGCCGAGCACCCCGACATCGACGTTCGTTTCGTCAGCCTGCCGGAGAATGAGGCACGGGCAAAGATCACCGCCTCCGTGGCCACCGGTGGTGGCGAGTTCGACGTGGTGATGATCTCCAACTACGAAACTCCGATGTGGGCTGCCAATGGCTGGATCGAGAACCTGCAGCCGCACGCCGAGCAGACTGAGGGCTACCACCCCGACGACTTCGTGCCGAGCGTGGCCGAGGCACTTTCCTATGAGGGCGACCTCTACTCGGTGCCCTTCTACGGGGAGTCCTCGTTCTTGGCCTATCGCCAGGACGTGTTCGACCAGCAGGGCCTGACCATGCCGGAGCGCCCCACGTGGGCCGAAGTACGCGACCTGGCTGTCCAACTGCACGATCCTGGGGCCGGGTTCTCCGGAATCTGCCTGCGGGGGCTGGCCGGCTGGGGCGAGGTGATGGCACCGCTGACCACAGTGATGAACACTTACGGCGGTAGCTGGTTCGACTCCGACTGGAATGCCCAACTGGACTCACCCGAAGTACACGCCGCCGTCAGTGACTACGTGAACCTGGTGCGCGAGTCCGGCCAGCCGGGCGCCGCCACCTCGGGGTTCGGCGACTGCCTGACCCGGTTCTCCCAGGGCAACTCCGCTATGTGGTACGACGCCACCTCGATGGTCTCCAGCGTGGAGGACCCGTCCTCCTCGACGGTGGCCGGCGACGTCGGCTACGTGCCCGCACCGGTCCAGGAAACCGAGTCCGCCGGCTGGCTGTACTCGTGGTCCTTGGCCATCCCGACAACGAGCGAGCACACCGACGCCGCGTGGGAGTTCGTCTCCTGGATGACCAGCCCGGACTACATCCAACTCGTCGGCAACGAGCTCGGCTGGGAGCGGGTGCCCCCGGGCAGCAGGCTCTCCACCTACGAGATTCCCGAGTACGCGGAGATTGCCGAGGCGTATTCCGAGCCCACGCTGACCTCGATGGGGCTTGCCAGTCCGGAGAACAGCTTCACCGAGCCGGTGCCGTACCCAGGTATCCAGTTCGTGGGGATCCCGGAGTTCCAGGATCTCGGCACCC
- a CDS encoding sugar-binding transcriptional regulator has translation MDHSELILMRDVSIDFHLEGKSKVEIAKERDLSRFQVARLLSSARDLGIVRIAISLPEESDSELGAQLSAELGVDVSISPSHSDVGQRRELLARTVARAVRDRVREGMTVGMSWSRTIEAAAQYIDQLAPCEIVQLVGAQPVQGSGDSLELIQRFKAMPGVRTWPIWAPLVVRDAATATGLREQPQIAEALAKAGSLDLAVVAIGGWSRPTSTVYPNLSDADLEAARAGGTVGECSGRLFDADGREVQTPLDERVVAVTLEQLRRTPEVIACGFGAPCAPAVRAAVRGGFASALVLDAECAQAMVAVRS, from the coding sequence ATGGATCACAGCGAGCTGATCCTGATGCGTGACGTGAGCATCGACTTCCACCTCGAAGGCAAGTCGAAGGTGGAGATCGCCAAGGAACGCGACCTGTCCCGGTTCCAGGTCGCGCGATTACTGAGCAGTGCACGGGACCTGGGCATCGTCCGCATTGCCATCTCCCTACCGGAGGAGTCCGACTCCGAACTCGGTGCGCAACTCAGCGCCGAACTGGGCGTTGACGTATCGATCAGCCCCTCCCACTCGGACGTCGGGCAACGCCGCGAGCTCCTCGCCCGCACCGTGGCACGCGCGGTGCGTGATCGCGTCCGGGAGGGGATGACCGTCGGGATGTCCTGGTCCCGCACCATCGAGGCCGCCGCCCAGTACATCGACCAGCTCGCACCGTGCGAGATCGTCCAGCTCGTCGGTGCACAACCGGTTCAGGGCAGCGGCGACTCTCTCGAGCTCATCCAACGTTTCAAAGCGATGCCCGGCGTCCGCACCTGGCCCATCTGGGCGCCCCTGGTGGTCCGCGATGCGGCCACCGCCACCGGACTGCGCGAACAGCCACAGATCGCCGAGGCGCTCGCCAAGGCCGGCTCCCTCGACCTGGCCGTCGTGGCCATCGGCGGGTGGTCCCGGCCCACCTCCACGGTGTATCCGAACCTCAGCGATGCTGACCTTGAGGCAGCGCGTGCTGGTGGAACGGTCGGGGAGTGCTCGGGCCGGCTCTTCGACGCCGATGGGCGCGAGGTACAGACCCCATTGGACGAGCGCGTCGTGGCGGTCACCCTGGAACAGCTGCGGCGCACCCCTGAGGTGATTGCGTGCGGATTCGGCGCACCGTGCGCCCCGGCCGTGCGAGCCGCTGTGCGCGGTGGGTTCGCCTCTGCGCTGGTCCTGGATGCGGAGTGCGCGCAGGCGATGGTCGCGGTCAGGAGCTGA
- a CDS encoding mannitol dehydrogenase family protein, giving the protein MPTLSDETLPDLDPTVVVPEYDRSELAVGIVHIGVGGFHRAHQAMYLDRLMAEGKALDWAICGLGLLPGDVRMRDALLAQDGLYTLVAKHPDGRSEARVIGSIADYVFAPDDPEAALSRMVDPAVRIVSLTVTEGGYNVHPVTGEFDLKNAAVRADLEPGAAPTTSFGYVVEALRRRREAGTPPFTVMSCDNIQGNGEVAHRMFCAFARAKDPDLADWIERVVPFPNSMVDRITPVTTDDDRAHVAKTFGIEDAWPVVTEPFTQWVLEDSFVSGRPPYEEAGVQVVDDVTPYELMKLRLLNASHQALAYVGYLSGYRLVHEVCQDELFAQFLRAYMDREGTPTLRPVPGVDLETYKSTLIERFSNAAVRDTVARLCAESSDRIPTWLVPVIRENLAAGGDVTLSAAVVASWARYAEGVDEQGEPIEIVDRIADRVHAAALAQVSDDLAFIRDRDLFADLVDNERFVTAYRWALDSLHTRGARATVTELVNAVSS; this is encoded by the coding sequence ATGCCCACCCTCAGCGATGAGACCTTGCCCGACCTCGACCCGACCGTGGTCGTTCCCGAGTACGACCGCTCCGAGTTGGCCGTCGGGATCGTCCATATCGGTGTGGGCGGGTTTCACCGCGCTCATCAGGCGATGTATCTCGATCGCCTGATGGCCGAGGGTAAGGCGCTCGACTGGGCGATCTGCGGACTCGGCCTGTTGCCGGGCGATGTGCGGATGCGTGATGCGTTGCTCGCTCAGGACGGCCTGTACACGCTGGTGGCCAAGCACCCTGACGGGCGCAGCGAGGCGCGCGTGATTGGTTCGATCGCAGACTACGTCTTCGCCCCCGATGACCCCGAGGCAGCCCTGTCACGGATGGTGGATCCCGCGGTGCGGATCGTCTCCCTCACCGTGACCGAGGGCGGGTACAACGTGCACCCCGTCACCGGGGAGTTCGATCTGAAGAATGCGGCTGTCCGGGCCGATCTTGAGCCCGGCGCCGCCCCCACCACGTCGTTCGGGTATGTGGTCGAAGCGCTGCGCCGCAGGAGAGAGGCCGGCACGCCGCCCTTCACTGTGATGAGCTGCGACAACATCCAGGGCAACGGCGAGGTGGCGCACCGGATGTTCTGCGCGTTCGCCCGCGCCAAGGATCCCGATCTCGCCGACTGGATCGAACGCGTTGTCCCGTTTCCGAACTCGATGGTCGATCGCATCACCCCAGTGACCACCGACGACGATCGCGCCCACGTGGCCAAGACGTTCGGCATTGAGGATGCCTGGCCCGTGGTGACCGAACCGTTCACCCAGTGGGTCCTCGAGGACTCCTTCGTCTCCGGGCGCCCGCCGTACGAGGAGGCCGGGGTGCAGGTGGTCGATGACGTCACCCCGTATGAGTTGATGAAGCTCCGCCTGCTCAACGCCAGCCACCAGGCGCTCGCGTACGTGGGCTACCTCTCCGGCTACCGGCTCGTGCACGAAGTCTGCCAGGACGAGCTGTTTGCCCAATTCCTGCGTGCCTACATGGACCGGGAGGGTACTCCCACGTTGCGGCCCGTCCCCGGTGTGGACCTGGAGACGTACAAGTCCACGTTGATCGAGCGATTCTCCAACGCTGCGGTGCGGGACACGGTGGCCCGGCTCTGTGCGGAGTCCTCTGACCGGATCCCCACCTGGTTGGTCCCCGTGATCCGCGAGAACCTCGCCGCCGGTGGTGACGTGACCCTCTCCGCTGCCGTGGTGGCGAGTTGGGCGCGATACGCGGAGGGAGTCGATGAGCAGGGTGAGCCGATCGAGATCGTGGACCGGATCGCCGATCGCGTGCACGCCGCGGCGCTCGCGCAGGTCAGCGATGATCTCGCCTTCATCCGGGATCGCGATCTGTTCGCCGACCTCGTCGACAACGAGCGGTTCGTCACCGCCTACCGGTGGGCCCTGGACTCACTCCACACCCGCGGGGCGCGGGCCACCGTCACCGAACTGGTGAACGCCGTCAGCTCCTGA
- the rdgB gene encoding RdgB/HAM1 family non-canonical purine NTP pyrophosphatase, with amino-acid sequence MGTRAGHAPEPLLILATHNAHKVAELRAILAEAGIVSDDSARIQGAGEVGAPEPVEDGVTFAENALIKARALVAHTGVPALADDSGLAVDVLGGAPGIFSARWAGVHGDDRANLDLLLAQLADVPEEHRAAGFVCAAALVTPEGTEHVELGHLRGSLLTAPRGEGGFGYDPILRPDGESRSCAELTPQEKNAISHRGQAFRAIAPHVAAVLGR; translated from the coding sequence ATGGGCACCCGAGCAGGCCACGCGCCCGAGCCTCTCCTCATCCTGGCCACGCACAACGCCCACAAGGTGGCCGAGTTGCGCGCCATTCTCGCTGAGGCCGGGATCGTCTCCGATGACAGTGCCCGGATTCAGGGAGCTGGCGAGGTCGGTGCACCCGAGCCCGTCGAAGACGGCGTGACATTTGCCGAGAACGCGCTGATCAAGGCACGTGCCCTCGTGGCTCACACGGGCGTTCCAGCGCTGGCCGACGATTCCGGCCTGGCTGTGGATGTGCTTGGCGGCGCGCCCGGCATCTTCTCCGCCCGCTGGGCCGGTGTGCACGGGGACGATCGGGCGAACCTCGACCTGTTGCTCGCTCAGCTTGCCGATGTGCCGGAGGAACACCGGGCCGCCGGGTTCGTGTGTGCCGCCGCCTTGGTGACCCCAGAAGGCACCGAGCACGTGGAGCTCGGGCACCTGCGGGGTAGCCTGCTCACCGCCCCGCGCGGGGAGGGCGGTTTCGGGTACGACCCGATCCTGCGGCCCGATGGGGAGAGCCGATCCTGTGCGGAGCTCACTCCGCAGGAGAAGAACGCGATCTCGCATCGAGGCCAGGCGTTCCGGGCGATCGCCCCGCACGTTGCGGCCGTCCTGGGTCGATGA
- the rph gene encoding ribonuclease PH, whose translation MTESTATTAIARADGRRPDQLRPVSFHRGWSDQAEGSVLVEFGGTRVLCTASFTEGVPRWRKGSGLGWVTAEYAMLPRSTNSRSGRESVKGKIGGRTHEISRLIGRSLRAIIDVSALGENTIVLDCDVLQADGGTRTAAITGAYVALADAVAWGRENGAVAKNDIVLTDSVAAVSVGIIDGTPMLDLPYVEDVRAETDMNVVVTGAGSFVEVQGTAEGVPFHRGELDSLLDLAVAGTARLTELQQTALTEPLTRRATPGPLDS comes from the coding sequence ATGACTGAGAGCACAGCGACAACAGCGATTGCCCGCGCCGATGGCCGCCGACCCGACCAGCTCCGCCCCGTGTCCTTTCACCGCGGATGGTCCGACCAGGCCGAAGGCAGTGTGCTCGTGGAGTTCGGCGGCACGCGGGTGCTGTGCACCGCCTCCTTCACCGAAGGCGTGCCGCGCTGGCGCAAAGGTTCCGGCTTGGGATGGGTGACCGCGGAGTACGCGATGCTTCCCCGATCCACGAACTCCCGTTCCGGCCGCGAGTCAGTCAAGGGCAAGATCGGCGGGCGCACTCATGAAATCTCCCGGCTGATCGGCCGCTCACTGCGCGCCATCATCGATGTCTCCGCACTCGGGGAGAACACCATCGTGCTCGACTGTGACGTGCTGCAGGCCGACGGTGGCACCCGTACGGCCGCGATTACCGGCGCCTACGTCGCCCTTGCCGACGCCGTCGCCTGGGGCCGGGAGAACGGCGCCGTCGCGAAGAACGACATCGTCCTGACCGATTCGGTGGCCGCCGTCAGCGTGGGCATCATCGATGGCACACCGATGCTCGACCTGCCCTATGTGGAGGATGTGCGTGCCGAGACGGATATGAACGTGGTAGTGACCGGGGCCGGCTCGTTCGTGGAGGTCCAGGGCACAGCGGAGGGCGTACCGTTCCACCGCGGTGAGTTGGACTCGCTGCTCGACCTGGCCGTGGCCGGCACGGCTCGTCTGACCGAACTCCAGCAGACAGCGTTGACCGAGCCGTTGACCCGGCGGGCCACGCCCGGTCCGCTCGACTCCTGA
- a CDS encoding phosphoenolpyruvate carboxylase: MTDAPEATVTTPANGIATGSRTGAVLEMPDALRHDVRLLGELLGTVLTESGGPELLADVERLRELAISAYDDGGTEAFTHAEALVESFSLDRAEKVARAFTCYFHLVNLAEEFHRVRTLRARDTGSIDPGRPPEDSLRSAWAFLTKELGEEEARRRIAGLEFRPVLTAHPTEARRRAVAASIRSISELLGERDDPRLGSNALEGNRRELISQIDRLWRTSPLRATKPTPLDEVRTAMGIFDQTLFTALPAMYRTVDALLQDPDAPTPPQAPAFVRLGSWIGADRDGNPNVTSSITRSAAAIASEHVLTGLEKAAARIGRALTLGADTTPASEELDALWNRQRQLSAELTDDIAGKSPNEPYRRVMLVIAERIAATRRRDADLGYDDPAELLADLTVVQSSLVGAGDARQAYGDVQDLIWQVQTFGFHLAELEVRQHSQVHNQTLEEIDAGGELSERSQEVLETLRTISGIQRRHGELAAHRYIISFTTCAADIAAVYRLAEEALGSAEDAPVLDVIPLFETFDDLQASTDVLEEMLALPQVQQRLEATGRRVEVMLGYSDSSKDVGPVSATLALYDAQERIAQWAKKHDVTLTLFHGRGGALGRGGGPANRAVLAQPPGSVDGRFKLTEQGEVIFARYGDPVIAQRHIEQVAAATLLQSTPTVEERNATAARDFADVAARMDEVSRERFYELVRSEGFPAWFGQVTPQEEVGWLPLGSRPARRGLSMESLEDLRAIPWVFAWTQARINLTGWFGLGTALAGVGDLERLREAYQRWPLFATMIDNVEMSLAKTDERIARRYLALGDRDDLAELVLTELALTKKWIVDITGQERLLAGHRVLGRAVQLRSPYVDALSLIQLRALRALREADGSDQAEDAQIRRVMLLSMNGVAAGLQNTG; the protein is encoded by the coding sequence ATGACCGATGCACCCGAAGCGACCGTGACCACACCCGCGAACGGGATCGCCACCGGCTCCCGCACCGGGGCAGTGCTGGAGATGCCCGACGCGCTCCGCCATGACGTCAGACTCCTCGGCGAGTTGCTCGGCACCGTGCTCACCGAGAGCGGTGGACCAGAGCTGTTGGCCGATGTCGAGCGCCTGCGTGAGCTGGCCATCTCCGCCTACGACGATGGTGGAACCGAGGCTTTCACACACGCCGAAGCGCTGGTGGAGTCTTTCAGCCTGGACCGCGCCGAGAAGGTGGCCCGAGCCTTCACCTGCTACTTCCACCTGGTGAACCTGGCCGAGGAGTTCCACCGAGTGCGCACGCTGCGCGCTCGTGACACTGGCTCGATCGACCCCGGCCGCCCGCCGGAGGACTCGCTGCGCAGCGCCTGGGCGTTCCTCACCAAGGAACTCGGAGAGGAAGAGGCCCGACGGCGGATCGCTGGTCTGGAGTTCCGTCCCGTCCTGACCGCGCACCCCACTGAGGCGCGTCGACGGGCCGTGGCTGCCAGCATCCGTAGCATCTCCGAGTTGCTTGGCGAGCGGGACGACCCACGCCTGGGTTCGAACGCCCTGGAGGGCAACCGCCGCGAGCTGATCTCGCAGATCGACCGGCTCTGGCGTACCTCTCCGCTGCGCGCCACCAAGCCCACCCCGCTGGACGAGGTCCGCACCGCGATGGGGATCTTCGATCAGACTCTGTTCACCGCGCTGCCGGCGATGTACCGCACAGTGGACGCCCTGCTGCAGGATCCGGACGCTCCGACGCCGCCACAGGCTCCCGCCTTCGTGCGCCTGGGCAGTTGGATCGGAGCAGACCGGGACGGAAACCCGAACGTCACCTCCTCGATCACGCGGTCGGCGGCGGCGATCGCTTCCGAGCATGTGCTCACCGGACTGGAGAAGGCGGCGGCGCGGATTGGCCGCGCACTTACCCTGGGCGCGGACACCACGCCCGCCTCAGAGGAGCTTGATGCCCTGTGGAACCGGCAGCGGCAGCTCTCCGCCGAACTCACCGATGACATCGCCGGTAAGTCTCCCAACGAGCCGTACCGCCGGGTGATGCTCGTGATCGCCGAACGGATCGCCGCCACTCGGCGCCGGGATGCCGACCTCGGCTATGACGACCCGGCCGAGTTGCTCGCGGACCTGACCGTGGTGCAGTCCTCCCTCGTCGGTGCCGGCGACGCCCGGCAGGCCTACGGGGACGTGCAGGATCTCATCTGGCAGGTGCAGACCTTCGGGTTCCACCTCGCCGAGCTTGAAGTCCGTCAGCATTCCCAGGTGCACAACCAGACTCTCGAAGAGATCGACGCGGGTGGGGAACTGAGCGAGCGAAGCCAGGAGGTGCTGGAAACGTTGCGCACGATCTCTGGCATCCAGCGCCGCCACGGCGAACTCGCCGCACACCGGTACATCATCTCGTTCACTACCTGCGCGGCCGATATCGCAGCGGTGTACCGGCTCGCGGAGGAAGCGCTCGGTTCGGCTGAGGACGCTCCGGTGCTCGACGTGATCCCGCTGTTCGAGACCTTCGACGATCTGCAGGCGAGCACCGACGTCCTCGAAGAGATGCTCGCGCTGCCGCAGGTGCAGCAGCGGCTGGAGGCGACCGGTCGTCGCGTCGAGGTGATGCTCGGCTACTCAGATTCTTCCAAGGACGTCGGCCCCGTGTCGGCCACTCTTGCGCTCTACGATGCGCAAGAGCGGATTGCCCAGTGGGCGAAGAAGCACGACGTCACGCTGACCCTGTTCCATGGCCGCGGCGGCGCCCTCGGCCGCGGTGGCGGCCCGGCCAACCGCGCCGTGCTCGCTCAGCCCCCGGGTTCGGTGGACGGCCGGTTCAAGTTGACCGAGCAGGGCGAGGTCATCTTCGCCCGCTACGGCGACCCGGTGATCGCGCAGCGGCATATCGAGCAGGTCGCTGCCGCCACGCTGTTGCAGTCCACGCCCACGGTGGAGGAGCGCAACGCCACAGCGGCCCGCGATTTCGCCGATGTCGCAGCCCGGATGGACGAGGTCTCCCGGGAGCGGTTCTACGAGCTGGTGCGTTCTGAGGGCTTCCCGGCCTGGTTCGGTCAGGTCACCCCGCAGGAGGAGGTCGGCTGGTTGCCGCTCGGCTCCCGCCCGGCCCGGCGGGGACTGAGCATGGAATCCCTTGAGGATCTGCGAGCGATCCCGTGGGTGTTCGCCTGGACCCAGGCACGGATCAACCTCACCGGCTGGTTCGGCCTCGGCACCGCGCTTGCCGGTGTTGGTGACCTGGAGCGACTTCGGGAGGCGTACCAGCGCTGGCCGCTGTTCGCCACCATGATCGACAACGTTGAGATGTCGCTGGCGAAGACGGATGAGCGCATCGCACGCCGTTACCTGGCCCTCGGGGACCGGGACGACCTCGCGGAGTTGGTGCTCACCGAGCTCGCGCTGACGAAGAAGTGGATCGTGGACATCACCGGTCAGGAGCGGCTGCTCGCCGGGCACCGCGTGCTTGGCCGGGCGGTCCAACTGCGTAGCCCGTATGTGGACGCACTCTCGCTTATCCAGTTGCGCGCTCTGCGGGCGTTGCGTGAGGCGGATGGCTCCGACCAGGCCGAGGACGCACAGATCCGGCGCGTCATGCTGCTGTCGATGAACGGGGTGGCCGCCGGTCTGCAGAACACCGGCTGA
- a CDS encoding MBL fold metallo-hydrolase, which yields MRLVVLGCSGSVSGPESASSAYLVEADDGERTWRLVLDLGSGAFGQLLRHTDPASVDAILLSHLHADHMVDMAAMHVYLRYGPQGPYPAVPVHGPPETAERISQVCGNGETIDEQFEIHRWTPEHVLTVGPLRVTVFEVLHPVTAYAIRVEGPSDRGGGTRVLTYSGDTDSCDGLVRAAAGADLFLCEAAFTEEREVVRGIHLTGRRAGEAATQAAVKRVVLTHVQPWVCGETARAEALTEFAGPVDLAEPGATWIL from the coding sequence ATGAGGCTCGTGGTGCTCGGCTGTTCAGGATCGGTCTCCGGGCCGGAATCGGCGTCGTCGGCGTATCTGGTCGAGGCCGATGACGGCGAACGCACCTGGCGGCTCGTGCTCGACCTGGGATCAGGAGCATTTGGGCAACTGCTGCGGCACACTGATCCGGCGTCGGTGGATGCGATTCTCTTGTCGCACTTACATGCCGATCACATGGTCGACATGGCCGCGATGCACGTCTATCTGCGTTACGGGCCGCAGGGGCCGTACCCGGCAGTGCCGGTGCACGGCCCGCCCGAGACCGCCGAACGGATCAGCCAGGTATGCGGCAACGGTGAAACCATCGACGAGCAGTTCGAGATCCACCGATGGACTCCCGAGCATGTGCTAACGGTCGGCCCACTGCGGGTAACTGTGTTCGAGGTGCTGCATCCGGTGACGGCCTATGCAATCCGCGTCGAGGGCCCCAGCGATCGCGGCGGCGGCACCCGCGTGCTCACCTACAGCGGCGATACCGACTCGTGTGACGGACTCGTCCGCGCAGCGGCGGGCGCCGATCTGTTCCTCTGCGAGGCGGCGTTCACCGAGGAACGAGAAGTGGTGCGTGGAATCCATCTCACCGGCCGGCGGGCCGGAGAGGCGGCCACCCAGGCCGCGGTGAAGCGAGTGGTGCTCACGCATGTGCAACCGTGGGTCTGTGGCGAGACCGCACGGGCAGAGGCTCTCACGGAGTTCGCGGGCCCGGTGGACCTGGCCGAACCAGGAGCCACCTGGATTCTCTGA
- the murI gene encoding glutamate racemase, which produces MSDSPIGIFDSGVGGLTVARAVIDQLPNESVRYLGDTAHGPYGPLPIAQVRAHALAVMDDLVRSGVKMLVIACNSASAAVLRDARERYTLGMGVPVVEVIQPAVRRAVAATRTGRIGVIGTRATIASRAYEDAFAAAPHLQLTAAAAPRFVEFVERGVTSGPELLDVAHEYLAPILAADVDTLVLGCTHYPLLTGVVQYVAGDAVTLVSSAEETAKDVYAALVAHGLERPQQASGSVQHRFLSTGDPAAFTRLARRFLGPEVGAESAAEITGEIPAVGVAP; this is translated from the coding sequence GTGAGTGATTCACCCATCGGCATCTTCGACTCGGGGGTCGGAGGGCTCACGGTCGCCCGGGCCGTGATCGATCAGCTCCCGAACGAAAGCGTGCGCTACCTCGGCGATACAGCGCACGGCCCGTACGGCCCGCTGCCCATCGCACAGGTGCGCGCCCATGCGCTCGCGGTGATGGACGATCTGGTCCGGTCCGGGGTCAAGATGCTGGTGATCGCCTGCAACTCCGCCTCGGCAGCAGTACTGCGCGATGCCAGGGAGCGGTACACCCTGGGAATGGGGGTGCCCGTAGTGGAGGTGATCCAGCCCGCGGTGCGGCGAGCGGTGGCCGCCACCCGCACGGGCAGGATCGGCGTGATCGGAACGCGCGCCACCATCGCCTCGCGTGCCTACGAGGATGCGTTCGCTGCAGCCCCGCACTTGCAGCTCACCGCCGCGGCGGCGCCGCGTTTCGTGGAGTTCGTCGAACGCGGGGTCACCTCCGGGCCGGAGCTACTCGACGTGGCCCACGAGTACCTGGCCCCGATCCTGGCCGCCGACGTGGACACCCTCGTGCTCGGCTGCACGCACTACCCCCTCCTCACCGGCGTGGTGCAGTACGTGGCCGGGGACGCCGTCACGCTCGTCTCCAGCGCCGAAGAGACAGCGAAGGACGTCTACGCGGCGCTAGTGGCGCATGGCCTGGAACGCCCGCAGCAGGCTTCCGGCTCGGTCCAGCACCGATTCCTCAGCACGGGGGACCCGGCAGCGTTCACCCGCCTGGCCCGCCGGTTCCTTGGCCCTGAGGTGGGTGCTGAATCGGCCGCAGAGATCACCGGCGAGATCCCGGCCGTGGGGGTGGCGCCATGA
- a CDS encoding DUF2017 domain-containing protein gives MRTEAVRGFTRRRGAFVAEISGDERTILARVVADTSELLGVRLGPLEEAPDGVSRPGDPATDPLAGLAWSADGLLTPADPALARLLPDASVTDDEVSAEFRRLTEAELRQTKTARLRMVWMALQAPGSEVRVAPEHAMEWAGALNDVRLVVAERLDIRTEEDAEELHRAALRRSTGGSDQDEVREALGMLYSALSWLQESLLQVMLPTLDD, from the coding sequence ATGAGGACTGAGGCCGTGCGAGGATTCACCCGGCGCCGAGGCGCCTTCGTGGCCGAGATCAGTGGTGATGAGCGCACGATCCTCGCCCGCGTGGTCGCCGATACGAGCGAACTGCTCGGGGTGCGCCTGGGGCCGCTGGAAGAAGCGCCCGACGGCGTCTCTCGCCCGGGCGATCCCGCCACCGATCCGCTGGCAGGCCTGGCCTGGTCGGCCGACGGCCTGCTCACCCCGGCTGACCCCGCCCTGGCGCGACTGCTGCCGGACGCGAGCGTCACCGACGACGAAGTCTCCGCCGAGTTCCGGCGCCTCACCGAGGCGGAGTTGCGCCAGACCAAGACGGCCCGGTTGCGGATGGTGTGGATGGCACTGCAGGCCCCGGGTAGTGAGGTGCGAGTTGCACCCGAGCATGCAATGGAGTGGGCGGGGGCACTCAATGACGTCCGGCTCGTGGTGGCCGAGCGGCTCGATATCCGCACCGAAGAAGACGCGGAGGAACTGCACCGGGCTGCGCTTCGCCGCAGCACGGGGGGTTCGGACCAGGATGAGGTTCGCGAGGCGCTGGGTATGCTCTACTCCGCGCTCAGCTGGCTGCAGGAGTCCCTGCTGCAGGTGATGCTGCCCACACTCGATGACTGA
- the clpS gene encoding ATP-dependent Clp protease adapter ClpS: protein MPLLRPPTCSVPVSTPEADSAIESEPHTARERPWRTIVWNDPVNLMSYVTYVFRSYFGYSEEKAHSLMLQVHHQGRSTVSQGSREQMEVDVQAMHSYGLWATLSQDED from the coding sequence GTGCCACTCTTACGCCCACCCACCTGCTCCGTGCCAGTCAGCACACCGGAGGCCGACTCTGCGATCGAGTCGGAACCGCACACTGCCCGTGAGCGACCGTGGCGAACGATCGTGTGGAACGACCCGGTCAACCTGATGAGTTACGTCACCTACGTGTTCCGCAGCTATTTCGGTTACTCGGAGGAGAAGGCCCACTCACTCATGCTGCAAGTGCATCATCAGGGGCGCAGCACCGTCTCCCAGGGCAGCCGAGAACAGATGGAGGTGGATGTGCAGGCAATGCACTCCTACGGCCTGTGGGCCACGCTCTCCCAGGATGAGGACTGA